CCTGAGTGAAATGAAAGAGGAAATAAAAAATTTAACACATTATCACTGGTTACATTTTCTCTAATTCTTTCGGTGGGTATCGCAACCGGATTTGGTATTAATCTATGTCTTTATCTCTAAATCAGATTGAAAAGAAAATCGAAGAAATCGATCGCTTTGCCAATTCATCTAGTCAGCGATACGGACGATTACTCAACTGGCAGAACCCGCCCGATCCGTTCTGGCATTATGGTATCGGTCTGTCCGACACGCATATTTTCGATACAGGTCGTGGGTTAATTCCATTTGAAAGGAGTGAGGCAAAACTTGTTGTTGGCATTGACCAAATAGCATTTAAACCGAAACTAACGATTGCACGGCTCAAATATGCTCTCTATGTTTTCGCTGATTGGGAGTATAGTTTAACGGGCTGGAATTGCGAACATCTAGGTCGATTGATTGCAACAGATTGTCCTAGATGTTACCAGAGTAGCCCGATATGGTGGTTGTGCAATATGACTCCCGAAGGCGACCACAAAATTGCACATCGCATTTTTAATGATTATCTAAAAAAGGTTGATTCTAGTCTGAATCGTTAATATTTTTATGTGCTTCATTTACAAGTTTTACGAGCGATAAAATTCCTCATACAAAAGGAAAACCAAAAGATTTAAATCAATTATTTGATAGCAGTTGTTTAAACTGCCCCAGCACTAAATAACCGCCCGATGGTTTCTTCAATCGGTGAATCGCCGATACTGAGATCTAAGACTTCAGTTTGAGCGAGAATGCGAGAAACTGTGGCGGTGAGTTCTTCGCGACGCACTAAAAAGCGGACTTCTCGACCCTCTATGCTCTCTATTTCAGCATAATCGCTCAACTTTTCCCTGGGAAGGGTATGGGCAAATTCGACGCGCACTTCGCTGTAGGGGGAAAACCGTTCGAGTAGTTCGTCGAGTTTGCCGTCGTACATCAACTGTCCTTGGTGAATGATGAGGACACGATCGCACAGTGCGGTAATATCAGCCATGTAGTGACTGGTGAGCAATATCGTCGCTTGGTAGCGCTGATTGTAGGTTCTGAGGAATTCGCGCACCGCTGCTTGTGCGTTCACATCCAACCCAAGCGTCGGTTCGTCGAGGAATAAAACCTGCGGTTGGTGCAACAGCGCAGCGAGGAGTTCTGCTTTCATGCGTTCGCCGAGGGAAAGTTTGCGAACGGGTTGTTCGAGCTTACCCTGGAGAGAGAGCATCTCGGTTAATTCTCCCAGACGTTCGTTGAAGGCGCGATCGCTAATTTTATAAACCGCTGCATTAATCCGCAACGAGTCCAGCGCCGGTAAATCCCAGAGCAATTGCTGCTTCTGTCCCATTACCAAGCTCATTTTCTCCAAAAACGGCGTTTGGCGGCGAAATGGGCGATATCCTGCCACGCGCACCGTTCCGCTCGAGGGATGAACCAACCCCGTCAGCATCTTCAGCGTTGTCGTTTTCCCCGCGCCATTCGGCCCGAGAAATCCTACGACTTCCCCCGATT
This window of the Oscillatoria sp. FACHB-1406 genome carries:
- a CDS encoding ATP-binding cassette domain-containing protein gives rise to the protein MPIIEVENLSKTYPVAIKEAGFKATLTHFFRRQYRYIKAVQDVSFNIESGEVVGFLGPNGAGKTTTLKMLTGLVHPSSGTVRVAGYRPFRRQTPFLEKMSLVMGQKQQLLWDLPALDSLRINAAVYKISDRAFNERLGELTEMLSLQGKLEQPVRKLSLGERMKAELLAALLHQPQVLFLDEPTLGLDVNAQAAVREFLRTYNQRYQATILLTSHYMADITALCDRVLIIHQGQLMYDGKLDELLERFSPYSEVRVEFAHTLPREKLSDYAEIESIEGREVRFLVRREELTATVSRILAQTEVLDLSIGDSPIEETIGRLFSAGAV